A genomic window from Silene latifolia isolate original U9 population chromosome Y, ASM4854445v1, whole genome shotgun sequence includes:
- the LOC141633360 gene encoding kinesin-like protein KIN-4C, which yields MQQQELQERNINCELLSCRALEAHVEKDKLIMKIEAAKKGKSWDEIESDGDQAWQLGFTLSDSQGDENELEHSSLQETLDKELKELDKKLQHKEVK from the exons ATGCAGCAACAGGAACTCCAAGAACGTAACATTAATTGTGAGCTTTTATCTTGTCGTGCTCTGGAGGCGCAT GTTGAAAAGGACAAACTAATAATGAAAATTGAAGCTGCTAAAAAAGGCAAATCTTGGGATGAGATTGAATCTGACGGGGATCAGGCATGGCAACTTGGTTTTACCTTATCTGATTCACAAG GTGATGAAAATGAGCTTGAGCATTCGTCTCTGCAAGAAACACTAGATAAGGAACTTAAAGAATTAGATAAGAAGCTTCAGCACAAGGAG GTGAAATGA